The sequence TGTTGAATCTGGTGGGAATGACGACAGAAAAGGGTTTAATGATTTACAAAATACTATCCCCAAAAAAATATATACAAAAGTTATATTTTGGGAAGTATCAAGAATTGCTCGTAAAATATCTACTGGTATGAAATTCTTTGAAGATTTAGAAAAATATGGAGTTAGCTTTGAAAGTGTTTCTCAACCATATTTAAAAGATTTTATGAGTTTATCTATTTTCTTAGCTTGGGGAACTGAGGATTTAAAGCAAATGTCTTTAAGAATCAAATCAAATCTTTTAGAAAAAACAAAGGCAGGGTATTTTGTTCACGGAAATCCTGCTACTGGATATATAAGAGGAAAAAATAAAATGATTGTTCCTGATCCTGAAAAAGCTCCTTTAATTTTAAAGATATTTGAAACTTTTGCTGAGAATTGGAATCTTAGTGAAACAGGTAGAATTTTTGGAAAAACTAGAAGTGATATAACAGAAATAATTGATAATAGAATTTATATTGGAGAAGTTGTATATAAAAAATATGTAAAAGATCCTGTTGATTCAAAGCATAGAATCAAGACCAAAAATAATAGAATATGGTACAAAGGACTACATGAGCCTATTGTGCCTCTAGAACTTTTTAACCTTTGTCAAGAAATTAGAAAACTCAATATCAAGATAAGAGAAAGCAGAGAAAAAGGGAAACCTATCCTTTTATTTAGTGGTTTAGTTGTTTGTACTTGTGGTAAAAAAATGTTTCAGACTAGAAGATATCACACAAATAAAGCTGGAGAAAAATATCCATATTATGTTTATCTTTGTACAAATAAATTAACAGGAAAAAAACATTCTATTGCTGCTAGAAAATTAGATAATGCTATAATAGAAAAAATTAAAAATTCTAAAGAGTTATTAGAATTAAACGGCATCGAATACAATGAAAATGAATCTATAAAAAATAAATTAAAACTTATAGAGAAAGAACTTCTAGCTTTGGAAACAGAAAGAGAAAGAATTATAAAGCTATTCCAAAAAGAATTTATAAATGAAGATGAACTTGAAAGTAAATTCAATGATATAACAGCTAGAAAGAAAAAACTTAAAGAAAGTCAAAAGCACTATGAAGAAGAAGATAAAAAAGAATCTTCAAAAGATAATGTTGAAAATTTTGAAAAATTAAAATATATAATTGAAAATTATTCAGAAGATGATGTTGTTGAAACTAGAAAGTTATTAAGGTTATTAATAAAAGAAATAACTGTTGTAAGCAAAAAGCCATTAAAAGTAAATATCATTTTTAATTAAAGTTTATTTTGATAAACTTATTTTATTTCCCAAAAAACAGGGTAAAGGCATTAGTTTCAACTGACTCTGGAATAAAAGATTTTAGAGGAAAAAATGGTTTATATAAAGAAAAAAACTATATGGGATATGAGCCTGAAGAGATTTTAAGTATTGACTTTTTCCTTAGTCACACTGATATTTTTAATAAATATATTGAAGAAAAGATGATGATTAACGATATCAAGCCAAACCCTGGACATAAAGCTTTAGCTGAGCTTGAAAAAATGGGAAAAGTTAAAGCGGTTATCACTCAAAATATAGATAATCTTCATCAAGAGGGAGGAAGTAAAAAAGTCCTTGAACTTCACGGTACTTTAAAAGATTGGTATTGTCTAAAATGTGGTAAAAGAGCTAACAGAAGATTTGATTGTGAATGTGGAGGAGTTGTTAGACCTCGTGTTACTCTTTATGGAGAAATGCTTGATGAAAAAGTTACTGATGCTGCTATATCTGAGATAAAAAAAGCTGATACCTTAATTATTATCGGTACTAGCCTTACAGTTTATCCTGCTGCTTATTATATCAATTACTTTAGAGGAAAAAATCTTGTGATTATAAATGAAACTCCTACATCTCAAGACCATATCGCCACTCTTGTTATAAGGGATAACTTCTCCAAAGTTTTCTCAGAAACTTTAGAAATCTTAAAAAATAACTAAATAAACTTATTCTAATTTGCTATTTTGTTAGAATAGATTAGAATATATTAGAATAAAATTATAAAAAAATATGGAGCTGTTATACTTTATAAATAAAAATATAATAGCTCCTTTTATTTTAATAATTATTTTTTATAAATTGTTCTACTGTCAGCTTGAGTTTGAGCTACTATTGTAACTTCAGATACTTGTACTCTATCTGGTTGATTAGCTGTTGAAACTATAATATCAGCTATATCATCTGGAGTTAATGCCTCAATACCTTTGTAAACATTTTTAGCTCTTTCAACATCTCCACTAAATCTTGTTAAACTAAAATCAGTTTCCACAAGCCCTGGTTGAATATTTGTTACTTTTAATGGAGTTTCCAAAAGCTCTATTCTTAGAGCGTCAGTTATAAATCTAACTGCTGCTTTTGTAGCACAATAAACCCCACCATTAGCATAAGATAAGGCTCCAGCCACAGAACCTAGATTTATTATATGCCCTTTATTGTATTTTAACATTAATGGCACAACAGCTCTTGTAACAAATAAAAGTCCTTTTATATTAGTATCTATCATTGTATTTATATCTTCTATACTAACTTCATAAACTTTATCAAGTCCTTTAGCAAGACCAGCATTATTTACCAAAACATCTATACTTTTTAAATCTTCTGGTAAAGAGTTTATAAGTTCTTCACAATCCTTACCATCTCTTACATCTCCCACAAGAAGTGTTATCTCAGTATCAGGATATTTTTCATTGATTTCTTGTATTAGTTTTTTTCCTTTTTCCTCATTTCTTATCATAAGTATTAGACGAGAACCCATTTCAGCAAATTGCATAGCACAACTTTTACCTATCCCTGCAGTAGCTCCTGTTATCAAAACTATTTTTCCTTTTAATCTGTTCATAATATCCCTCCTAGCCATTGATATATTTATTTTTTATCTTTTCCACAGTGTCGTACAAATAACTTTCTCTATTTATATCCACACTGTAATCACAAGATATTTTATACAAAATCTCTCTCTTGTTATAAAGCTCCACAAGTTTTTTATAAGGTTCATCTACATTTAAAAGAGGTCTGTGCTTTTTATTCTTAACTCTATCATAGATACAATCTATATCACAGTTAAGATATACCACAAAAGATGATTCCTTAAGTTTTTTTATATTGGCATTGTCAATAATTACTCCCCCACCAGTAGAGATTACAATATTATTATCCTTTGATTCCTTGTCTATTATTTTTCTTTCTAACTCTCTAAAATACTGCTCTCCATCTTGCTCAAAGATTTCTGTCACACTTCTTTTTTCAAGCTTTACAATCTCTTTGTCTATATCTACAAATTTCATCTCAAGGGCTCTTGCTAGTGCTTTTCCAACTGTTGTCTTACCACTACCCATAAAGCCTATTAATGCTATATTCTCCTTCATTTTTCACCTTCCATTCTTTAGTATAACATATTTTAAATATTATCACAAATTTTTTTACTTCAATTTAAACTCTTATTTTTATTATTTTTATAAAATAATTTGCTCATTTAAAAAATATAAGCTATAATGATAATATACGAATTTATTTTTTTTAAGGAGGATTTATGGACCCTATTCTAATTTTTGGACACAGACACCCAGACACAGATTCTATCTGTTCTTCTATTGCTTTGGCAAATTTAAAAAAAGAGCTTGGAGAAGAGGCAATCCCTTGTCGTCTTGGAGAGATTAACAACGAAACAAGATTTGTTTTAGATTATTTTAAAATTGATACTCCTAAGTTTTTAAAAACTGTTAGTGCTCAGATTTCCGACCTAACTCGTGTTGAAAAAAAAGTATTATCTGTCAACGACTCATTAAAGGGAGCTTTGGACACTATGACTGAGGAAAATTTCTCCAGTCTTCCTGTAATAGATGAAAATAGACAATTAAAAGGAATGTTACACGTATCTGACATTGCTAACACTTATTTAAACCTTGACCACTGTGATTTATTTACAAAATATACAACTACCTTTGAAAATCTTATGAATGTTTTAAAGGGAGATATTGTAAGTGGAGTTTATCCTAGTGGAATAATAACAGGAAATTTAAAATCTATATCAGAGCTTGACGAGGTTAGCAAAGGGGATATTGTTGTTACAACTTATCTTGCTGACGGTATCGACCGTTCTATAAAAGCTGGAGCAAAAGTCATAATAGTTTCTTGCTCAGAAGAGGATTTTATATCTCCTCGTGTAACATCTGAATGTGCTATAATGAGAGTTCACTCAAACTTATTTAAAATAATAAGTCTTATTAGCCAATCGCTTTCAGTTTCATCTATAATTCCTAAAGAAAAATTTTACTCATTTAAGATAGATGAATTTTTACACGACATCAAAGATATTATGAAAGAGGCTACACAAACAAACTTCCCAGTTACTAAAAAAGATGGGACAGTTTATGGTACAATCAGAACTAAAAACCTGATTAACTTTACTAGAAAAAAAGTTATCCTTGTTGACCATAACGAAAAGGAACAATCTGTTGACGGATTACAAGATGCAAAGATTTTACAAGTTGTTGACCATCATAAATTTGGTAATTTTATAACTGATGAGCCTGTTAAGATAAATGCTGAGATTGTAGGTTGTACATCAACTATTATTTATGACCTTTACAAAGCTGCAAGAGTTGTGCCTAGTAAGGAAATAGCTGGTATTATGATGAGTGCTATACTTTCTGATACTTTACTTTTTAAATCTCCTACTTGTACAGAAAAGGACATTGAGGCTGTAAGAGAACTTTCAAAACTTTGTGGTGAAGAGGATTTTGAATCTTTTGGAATGAAAATGCTTATTGCTGGTACATCACTAAAAAATATGACTTCTCAAGAGATACTTTCTATAGATATGAAAGAGTTTACAATGAATGGAGTTAAAATCTCTATCTCTCAAATCAACACTGTTGACATTCAAGGAGTTCTTGAAAAGAAAAAAGACTTTGAAGATATAATGAATATCAACAACGAAATCCACGATTATTCACTATCAATTTTAATAATCACAGATATTATTAAATCTGGTTCATATTTCTTGGCTATTGGAGACAAACAAAACTTATTAGAAAAAGCCTTTGATGTAAAATTAGAAAATAATATTGTCTGGTTAAACGGAATAATCTCAAGAAAAAAACAAGTAGTTCCTGTTCTTATGGTAACTAGTCAAAACTTAGATTAAGGAGGGGCAATTGAAAAAATATCTTTTTAGGGACATTCTTCTTATAACTATTGGAGCATTTTTAATAGCTTTTGGTATTCATTATTTTTATAGAGCCAACTCTCTAGGAAGTAGCGGAATAACAGGGATTTGCCTTATTTTATTTTATCTATTTAAATTTGATATAGGGACTACCTATGCTCTTTTAAATATTCCTTTGATAATTATAGGATATAAATTAATAGGGGGCAAATTTATTTTAAAGACTTTCTACGGAACAGTTATGACATCAGTTGCCTTTGAAATTTTATCAAGAGTTCCAACAGCTCCTCTACAAGATAAATTGATGGCTTGTATATTCGGTGGGATTTTGGTAGGACTTGGGCTTGGTTCTATGTTTGCTGCTGGTGGATCTAGTGGTGGTACAGATATTTTAGTAAAGATTTTAAATAAATATTTTGAAATACCTGTTGGTAAAGCATTTTTTATTATGGACTTTACAGTTCTTAGTATCTCTGGATTTCTTTTTGGTAAAGAAATATTTATGTATACTTTAGTTGGAGTTTTCTCTTGTACAAAAGTTATAGATATGATTCAAGATGGATTTGATAGCTCTAAGGCTATAACTATTATTTCTGATAAATCTCTTATTATAAAAGATATCATTATGAAAGAGGCTAAAAGAGGGACTACAATTATAAAAGCTCAAGGGGGCTTTGAGGGAAAAGAAAAAAATATGCTTTCTTGTATTGTGAATCGTTATGAAGTAACTGCTATAAAAAGAATTATCCGTTCAGTTGATGAAGATGCTTTTGTATATATCACTGATGTGGCAGAGGTTCTTGGAAAAGGATTTAAGGATTTAAAAATAAAATAATTAAAATTTACAAAAATATTCTCTAAAAGAAAAAAGAGCTACTATACTAAATAAAGTATAGTAACTCTTATTTTTTTATAAAACTTCTTTCCAAAAACTTTTATTGCCTCTGAAGATATCTCTTCTATAAATAAGTAAAATAGCCACATAATACAAGAAATGTTTCTTATAATTTTTAAAATATTTATTTAAGTCTAAAGATTCCTTTGTAAATCTTTGTAATCTTAAAACATCTTTATAAATTCCCAACTTATTAAAGAAAGCTCTTCTAAACTTACTGTCTATCATAATCATTCCTTTACAAGTTTTTATAAAGTTTTCTGGCTTACAATCTCCATGATAATGTTTTAATGAATGTAGTTTCACTAAAAGTTTCATCATCTCATCATAATCCTCTTTTGTTTTTGGGCTTTCTCCTCTTACAAAATTAGTCATATAAATCAGTTCTGAATGGAAAAAATCTATCTTTTTTTCAATGATAAACTTTACATTATATGTATTAAAAAATCCCTTTGAATTAAGTGCTTTTATATTATTGTACATCAATCTTATATTATTATTTAACCCAAAGAAATTAAAAGTTTTTTCTCTTTTTAATACATATTCCTCTCCATCAATTTTTAAAAGAGCTACCCTTCTATTATGTCTATCAGCTAAAATTGCCTCTTTTATAAATTTATCTTCTAAAAGTTTTCCTAAAATGTTTTTAGTCTCGTCAGTCTCCTCATAAAAAATTTTTAATTCCATAATTTCTCTCCCTTTCCACTACAAAATCAAAATTTTTATCCAACTAGTTCTATTCTATTTCCCTCAGGATCAAGTATTACACTTTCGTAATATCCATCTCCTGTGGTTCTTGGTTCTCCTATTATTTTATACCCATCTTTTCTAAAAATTTCTGTTAGCTCATTTACTTTTTCTTTACTTCCCACTTTAAAAGCTAGGTGAGCCAAACCTAAAATCTCTTTATATATTCTCTCTTCTATATCTTTTCTTTTCATAAGTTCTATTCTTGTAGCACCATCAAAAGATATAAAATATGATTCAAATCCTTTTATTTTGTTTTCATATTTTTGATTAGATACTCCGTCAAAATATTTACAATAGAACTCTCTCATCTTTTCTAAATCTTCTACCCAAATAGCAATATGGTCTATCATTATGCCTCCAAGAAAATTTTTTCTAAATATTTTGCCTCTGCATCTTCATCATTTGTTCCTATCACTTCTAAATTAGGTTGAGCTTTCTTTAATTTTTCGCTGGCATTTCCCATAATAAGCCCTTTTCCTACGATACTTAACATCTCTTCATCATTAAGTCCATCTCCAAAAGCGATAGCTTCAGAAAGTTTTATTCCCTCTCTATCTAAAATCTCTTTTAAAGTTTTTCCCTTTGACACATCTTTTTTCATTATTTCTAAACAAATATCCAAAGATGCTGTCAAAGTTATATCTTCCACAAGTTTTTTATTTTCTCTTATTTTATTTTCAAGTTCCTCTATTTTTTCTTTTTCACCTATATAGCAAAATTTTAAAATATTCTCTTTATCATAGTTTTTAAAATCTACAATATTTGGAGCAAATCCAGATTCTTTATGATAAGCATTAAAGTCTGGTAACATTCTATCTACGTCCCAACCATCACTTGTATAAGTATTAACTATTACGTCTTTATCAGCTTGAATATTTAAAACTCTTTCAACATCTTTTTTATCCATTAAATGCTCAATTAAAAGTTCTCCATCACTTGTGTGAGCATTAGCTCCGTTAGAAGATATTAAATAAGATTTTGCCCCTAACTGCTTCATAAAACAAGAAGCATCAATATAATGTCTTCCAGTAGCGATTATAAATTTTACATCTTTCTCTTTTATTATTTTTTTGATAACATTTTTAGTATATTCTGATATCATATGATGTGAATTTAACAAAGTTCCATCTAAATCACTTATTATTGCTTTGTACATCTTACCTCCTAATTTTTCTTTTAGTATAATTATATATTAAAGATAGAAAATATTCAATAGCTAAAACAATATAATATTTCTATAATTTTTTATTATATGTTATAATGTAAAAAAACGAAAGGAGGTTTTTTATGGTAATAAAGATTAGTAAAAAAGTTGAAGAACATATCAAAAAAAATAACCTAATCGGAATTGTCTTAAAGAGAGAGTCTTTAAGCTTTGGCTGAGCTGGTTGTCGTGATGTAATTCAGGGTGAATTAGTTAAAGATAACTCTCAAATAGAAGGCAAAAATTTTAAATATAACATTGAAGAAGTCCAAGGAGTAAAAGTGTTTATTCCTGAATATTTAAAAAATTTGAAAAATATAAAAATCAGCTCTAACTTTCTTAGCCTTTTTATAAAAGGTGTAATACTAGACGTCGAAGCTGATTGAAAAATATAAAAGACATAAAATTTATAGAGGATAGCCTAAAAACTATCCTCTATTTTTTATTAGTCATCTATATAGTTATCAAAATATCCTTGAATTAAGATAATTGGTGTTCCTTTATCTCCACTTCCTGAAGTTAAGTCACATAGTGATCCAATAAGGTCAGTAAGTCTTCTTGGAGTAGTTCCTTGAGTTATCATTTGTCCTTTAAGGTCAGAATCTTTTCCTTTGATTGCTTCAGCAACAGCTTTATTTAATTCTTCTCCTTTAAGTCCAGCTAAATCATTGTCTGCTAAGTATTTTAATTTTATTTCGTTTGGTGTTCCTTCTAATCCATCTGTATATCCTGGAGATACTACTGGGTCAGCAAGTTCCCAAATTTTTCCAACTGGGTCTTTGAAAGCTCCGTCTCCGTAAACCATAACTTCGATATTTTTTCCAGTAGCTTCTTTTAACATAGCTTGGATTTTTACAACGATTTCTTTACAGTTACGAGGGAATAATTTTACTGAATCTTCAGTAGCTTTGTTAGATCCTAATAATCCGTAAGCTTCATTAAATCCACTTCCATTTACTGACGCAGTTAAGATTTCATCCATTCCGTAAACTATTTTAGCTCCAGCATTTTTTAATAATTTTTTAGTTCTCATACGAGTGTGAATATCGCAGTTTAATACGCAGTCTGTATATTTTAAAATAGCAGTTGGGTTGTTAGCAAATATTACTTCTACTTCTGCCCCTTGCTCTCTTATTAATTCTGAATAATATTCGATGTAGTTTACTCCTGTAAATACGTGGATAGGATTTCCAAATTTTTCAGTAAACTCTTTTTCTGTTAAAACATCTGTCCAAGGATTTACACCTTTTTCATCTAGTAAATCATAGTCTATAAAGTGATTTCCTACTTCGTCTGATGGATAGCTAAACATTAAAACTATTTTTTTAGCTCCTCTAGCGATTCCTTTTAAACATACAGAAAATCTATTACGGCTTAGAATTGGGAAAATAACTCCTATTGTATTATCTCCATATTTAGCCTTTACGTCAGCAGCTACATCGTCTATAGTAGCATAGTTTCCTTGTGCTCTAGCTACGATTGATTCTGTTATTGCAACAACATCTTTATCTCTTAAAGCTATATTTTCACTTTTTGTAGCTGCTAAAACTGCATCTACTGTGAAAGTAATTATATCGTCACCACTGTGTATGATTGGTGCACGAAGTCCTCTTGAAATAGTTCCTACTAATCTTCCCATATTTTATCTCCTTTAACATAAGTTTTTTTTCAAATCTATTTTTCCATTAACGTTTAATTATAATATTTTTTAAAAATTTTGTCAATAAAAAAATTATACTCAGTCCATAAAGCAACTCTTTTTTATTTTTTGGATTAAAATATGCAATTTACAATTTTTTTTTATTATATTTTTACATATTTTTGTATTTTTTCAATTTTTTCTTTTGTAAAAATCACTCTCTACATATAGATGATATCTTTTTTTTCCTTTATTGTCAAGGATAAAATAATTTTAAGAGGTATTATTTTATTCAAAACAGATATAAATATTGAAAAATTTTTTCAAAAAATAAAAAAAACACCTAAAATCTCAATCTCTCAAGATTCTAGGTGCAATTTATTTAAAAGTTATTATCCTTCAATGAAGTTTAAGTCAGCCATTTTTTCATAGATAGAGTTTAATCTTCTCATTTGAGAAAGTCTATTATTTTTTATAGCTTCATCTTTATCATTTATCATTACTGAATCAAAGTAGTTATTTATAACTTCTTCTCCAGAAACGATAGCTTCTAAATATCCTTTATAATCTTTTGCTGATAAAAGTTCGCAAGTTGTTTTGTCTAGAGTTTCTACATAAGAATATAAAGTTTTTTCAGCTTCTTCTCTGAATAATTCTTGGTTAACATCTTGTGTTTTATGAGCTTTTACAATGTTTCCAACTCTTTTTACTATTCCTATTAATTTTTTGAAGTTTTCTTCTTGAACTGCTTCACCTAAAACTTCTATCATAGTTCTAGTTTCCACAACGTTATCCCAAGATTTTTCAACTACAGCAGAGATTATATCTCTTCTGTATCCCATATCTGTAAATACGTTGATAACTCTTTGTTTTAAGAATTCTAATACTTCTTTCTTTAAAGCAACTTTATCTTTCTTTAATACTCCGTCAGCTTCTAAAACTTCTATACTTTTATCAACTAAAGCTTCTAATGAAACATTTAAGTTAGAATTTAGTATAACGTTTACAATTCCAAGTGCTGCTCTTCTTAATGCAAATGGGTCTTTAGAACCTGTAACTTGGATTCCAACACCTAAACAACCAACTAAAGTATCAATTCTGTCACAGATTCCTGCAACGATTCCCTCTTTAGTAGTTGGTAATTTATCCCCTTTAAATCTTGGGAAGTAGTGTTCTTGGATTCCTAAAGATACTGTTTCTTTTTCTCCAGATTTTAAAGCATAATCTGCTCCCATAAGTCCTTGTAATTCAGTAAATTCTTTTTCATTTATCATATTTGTTACAAGGTCAGCTTTACATAAAGTAATTGTTCTTTGGATATCTTCTCTTATATCTTCATATCCTAATTTATCGATTAAAGCATCGGCAACTTTTGATACTCTTCTCATTTTAGCAGCGATAGTTCCTAAATCTTTTTGGAATACTACTGTTTCTAATTTTTTAACATTTTCGATTAATGGTTGTTTTAAGTCTTCTTGATAGAAGAATCTAGCATCTGCAAGTCTAGCTGATAAAACTTTTTCATTTCCAGCTTTTACTTTATCAGAATATTCGATACCGTTTCTTACAACTACGAATTTTGGAAGTAATTTTCCATTTTTATCTAAGATTGGGAAGTATCTTTGGTGAACTTCCATAGATATAATTAATACTTCTTGTGGAACTTCTAAGAAATCTTGATTGAATGTTCCAACGATTGGATAAGGATATTCAACTAAGTTTGTAACTTCGTTTAAAAGATTTTCGTGAATTAATACTACTTCATCTTCTCCAGTACAATTTTTAACAATTAAATCTCTTATCATTTGTTTTCTTTCAGCTATATCAATTATTACATTATTTTCTCTTATTTTTGTGAAATATTCATCAACATTTGCAACTGTAAATCTTCCACCGAAGAATCTGTGTCCTCTTGACTCAAGTCCACTTTCAATTCCTTCAATTTCAAATTTTACAAGTTCATTGTCAACTATTGCTAAAAACCATTGGATAGGTCTTGCAAATCTGAATTTTCTGTCAGCCCATTTCATTGATTTAGGGAATTCAAGTTCTAATACAAGATTTTTTAATATATCAGAAAGTAAAGATTTTGTTTCAACCCCTTCAGAGAATTTTCTAACAGCTATATATTCACCTTTTGGTGTAGAAACTATTTCTAAATCTTTAGCTTCTACTCCTTGAGATTTAGCAAATCCAAGTCCTGCTTTAGAAAGCATTCCATCTTGTCCATAAGCAACTTTTTTTGCTGGTCCCATATTTAATTCATTAAGGTCATTTTGTCTTTCAGCTAATCCTTCAACTAAGATAACTAATCTTCTTGGAGTTCCGAAAGTTTTTATATCTTGATAATCTATTCTTTCATCTTTTAATTTTTTTGCTAGGTTATTTTTTAAATCATTTAAAGCATTAACTAGGAATCTTGCTGGGTTTTCTTCCATTCCTATTTCAAATAACAACTTCATATTTCTATCTCCTTCTTCACAAATTTTTAATTCCATCTTAAAAAATATTTATCTTAAACTATATATTTTTTTTAAGTAATGGATATCCTAAGTTCTTTCTATTTTCTACATAGATTTCAGCACATTTTTTAGCTAATTCTCTAACTCTTAAAATATAAGCCATTCTCTCAGTTGTAGAGATAGCCCCTCTTGAATCTAGGACGTTGAATGTGTGAGAACATTTTAAAACATAGTCATATGCTGGTAATACAAGTCCTGCTTCTAATATTTTTTTAGCTTCAGCTTCATATTCATCAAACCATTTGAAGTGAGATTCTAAGTCAGCTAATTCAAATGAATATTTTGAGTTTTCATATTCATATTGGTATCTCATATCTCCGTATTTAACTTCGTCTGTCCAGTCTAAATCATAAACATTTGATTTATTTTGGATATATAGAGCGATTCTTTCAAGTCCGTAAGTGATTTCTACTGGAACTATGTCAAGTTCTAATCCTCCAACTTGTTGGAAATATGTAAATTGAGTGATTTCCATTCCATCTAGCCATACTTCCCAACCAAGTCCCCAAGCTCCTAATGTTGGTGATTCCCAGTCGTCTTCAACGAATCTTATATCGTGTTCTTCTGGTATAATTCCTAAAAGTCTTAAACTTTCTAAGTATAACTCTTGGATATTATCTGGAGATGGTTTCATTATTACTTGGAATTGGTGATGTTGGTAAACTCTATTTGGGTTTTCTCCATATCTTCCATCTTTTGGTCTTCTTGATGGTTCTACATAAGCAGTTTTCCAAGGTTCAGGTCCTAATGCCATTAAGAATGTGTTTGGATTGAATGTTCCTGCTCCTGTTTCTATATCATAAGGATTTCCCAAAACGCACCCTTTAGACCCCCAATATCTTTGAAGAGTTGTTATTATCTCTTGAAATGTCATTTTTTCTTCCTCCAATTTATTTTAAATTTTAATTTTGAGATTCTTTATTTTTTAGTTTTAATAAGATGTCTAAGAATATAAGTGCTACTCCTATATTTATATATACATCTGCTAAATTAAAAACATATTGCCAAATTCCTCTAAAATCTAGCATATCTACAACATATCCTCTAAAAATTCTATCTATCATATTTCCGATAGCTCCAGAGATAATAACCATATAAGCTATTCTCTCTATAACTTCTATCTTTTTAAAATTTTTAAAGAAATATATAATAATCCCGATAATTGCTATTGTAGTGGCTATACTAATAGCATTTATTTTTCCTTGAAAGACACCAAAAGCGATACCTCTATTTTGAACATAAGTTATATGAAAAAAATTAGATATTATCTCTATTGTATCTCCAACAAAAAAATTATTTTCTATTTGAATTTTAGTCAGTTGGTCTAGTAACACCAGACCAACTATTCCTATTAAATAATATATCATAATTTTTACCTATTTTAAAACT is a genomic window of Fusobacterium perfoetens containing:
- the glyQ gene encoding glycine--tRNA ligase subunit alpha; the encoded protein is MTFQEIITTLQRYWGSKGCVLGNPYDIETGAGTFNPNTFLMALGPEPWKTAYVEPSRRPKDGRYGENPNRVYQHHQFQVIMKPSPDNIQELYLESLRLLGIIPEEHDIRFVEDDWESPTLGAWGLGWEVWLDGMEITQFTYFQQVGGLELDIVPVEITYGLERIALYIQNKSNVYDLDWTDEVKYGDMRYQYEYENSKYSFELADLESHFKWFDEYEAEAKKILEAGLVLPAYDYVLKCSHTFNVLDSRGAISTTERMAYILRVRELAKKCAEIYVENRKNLGYPLLKKNI
- a CDS encoding coenzyme F420-0:L-glutamate ligase; protein product: MGRLVGTISRGLRAPIIHSGDDIITFTVDAVLAATKSENIALRDKDVVAITESIVARAQGNYATIDDVAADVKAKYGDNTIGVIFPILSRNRFSVCLKGIARGAKKIVLMFSYPSDEVGNHFIDYDLLDEKGVNPWTDVLTEKEFTEKFGNPIHVFTGVNYIEYYSELIREQGAEVEVIFANNPTAILKYTDCVLNCDIHTRMRTKKLLKNAGAKIVYGMDEILTASVNGSGFNEAYGLLGSNKATEDSVKLFPRNCKEIVVKIQAMLKEATGKNIEVMVYGDGAFKDPVGKIWELADPVVSPGYTDGLEGTPNEIKLKYLADNDLAGLKGEELNKAVAEAIKGKDSDLKGQMITQGTTPRRLTDLIGSLCDLTSGSGDKGTPIILIQGYFDNYIDD
- the glyS gene encoding glycine--tRNA ligase subunit beta, whose translation is MKLLFEIGMEENPARFLVNALNDLKNNLAKKLKDERIDYQDIKTFGTPRRLVILVEGLAERQNDLNELNMGPAKKVAYGQDGMLSKAGLGFAKSQGVEAKDLEIVSTPKGEYIAVRKFSEGVETKSLLSDILKNLVLELEFPKSMKWADRKFRFARPIQWFLAIVDNELVKFEIEGIESGLESRGHRFFGGRFTVANVDEYFTKIRENNVIIDIAERKQMIRDLIVKNCTGEDEVVLIHENLLNEVTNLVEYPYPIVGTFNQDFLEVPQEVLIISMEVHQRYFPILDKNGKLLPKFVVVRNGIEYSDKVKAGNEKVLSARLADARFFYQEDLKQPLIENVKKLETVVFQKDLGTIAAKMRRVSKVADALIDKLGYEDIREDIQRTITLCKADLVTNMINEKEFTELQGLMGADYALKSGEKETVSLGIQEHYFPRFKGDKLPTTKEGIVAGICDRIDTLVGCLGVGIQVTGSKDPFALRRAALGIVNVILNSNLNVSLEALVDKSIEVLEADGVLKKDKVALKKEVLEFLKQRVINVFTDMGYRRDIISAVVEKSWDNVVETRTMIEVLGEAVQEENFKKLIGIVKRVGNIVKAHKTQDVNQELFREEAEKTLYSYVETLDKTTCELLSAKDYKGYLEAIVSGEEVINNYFDSVMINDKDEAIKNNRLSQMRRLNSIYEKMADLNFIEG
- the lspA gene encoding signal peptidase II is translated as MIYYLIGIVGLVLLDQLTKIQIENNFFVGDTIEIISNFFHITYVQNRGIAFGVFQGKINAISIATTIAIIGIIIYFFKNFKKIEVIERIAYMVIISGAIGNMIDRIFRGYVVDMLDFRGIWQYVFNLADVYINIGVALIFLDILLKLKNKESQN
- a CDS encoding Cof-type HAD-IIB family hydrolase, which gives rise to MYKAIISDLDGTLLNSHHMISEYTKNVIKKIIKEKDVKFIIATGRHYIDASCFMKQLGAKSYLISSNGANAHTSDGELLIEHLMDKKDVERVLNIQADKDVIVNTYTSDGWDVDRMLPDFNAYHKESGFAPNIVDFKNYDKENILKFCYIGEKEKIEELENKIRENKKLVEDITLTASLDICLEIMKKDVSKGKTLKEILDREGIKLSEAIAFGDGLNDEEMLSIVGKGLIMGNASEKLKKAQPNLEVIGTNDEDAEAKYLEKIFLEA